The segment ATCAATGggtatttcttcctcaaagatgttCTGCAAAACAGCATTATTCACTGGTCTCTGTCCCTTTCTCCCTTTCACCCCTTCCCCCTACACTCACTCTAACTCTCAACACACATATTTACAGGCAGGCAGAGTGAGAgcagatttctgatttcttttttaaattttctttaattcatagagccTTGTATACTTATGAGATTAACAGCATTTGCtcagaatgactagttctctgtgtgaaaaaagttttaaagagtttggatgctgcactttaaagatctAAAAAATCAaggttatcttttttactatcactttaaaaaatcaccacaaagatatccaaaatctgctcgcaatttagcatcttcagaatcttctcttcatgttgatAAAGTTTGATGTGAACATCATGTTGCTCCTATGATGAGTAtcaatttgtttacagcctgattttttcccaaaatccacattcaaatcaaaatatctggcttcctgttggtcttagctaataagtttaatttagaaagttgtccagattgatgagaacaatttAGGTGACCAATGTTTAATAGCTCCTTGTAGCATACAGTCTAAACAGTTTATTTGATCTACCCTTGTCTCCTACTTTCTGTAGCTCTAGTGACTCTAGCACACTGCTAAAGAAGCTTTTTTTCTTTACCTCTCTCTTTTCCTTGCAAGATACTCTGCTCTTGTTGCAGGGTCGGAGTTGACTTTCTGTCTATGACGAGCAGTCTTCTCTtagcttgttaatcatgccaTCTAGGAAATAGGTAAAACAGGTTAAAActtgtttaaaatgaaaaaatgatgTCATTctgtatattttatacatttttcctGTAGGACTGAactacaacaaaaaataaatgtttatcccTATAAAAGGAATGGAAAAtggttgaatttagaaaaaagataaaatatacaaattattacGCTTAGACAATTAACTGTATATAATTgatgtatataatataaaaactacAAATACAGGACATATATCTATCATTTAAAACACTCAGCAGTGGTCGCCCCACATGATACTCGGTCGCCCATATGATGTTTTCAAGTTCACTCAAGTATAACAGGCTAACAGTTAGCCTCAGAAACCAAACTAGCTTCTTCTAGTGACATGCCACTATCAAATTTACCATCAAAATATAGATTTGTGGGAAAACTTATAATTCACAGTTTTGGGGTGGTCGCCCCACATGATGACCAAAAGTTGTTTCCAGGGGATCTTCACTTGTGTCTGGCTGATGCAATATCCCATCCTTGAGTTGTTTTTCAAAATAAAGGTCCCAAAATTGTCGTTTGTTGAAGGTCACCCCGGATGATATGGATGGAATCAACATAATTCGAACAACATTCATTTGTATATCATGTTAGAAATATATGTGCAAATGCTTCGCAGTTTTGTCAATGGATGTAAAACATGTTTGAAATTATGCCAACTAGGAAAAGGGAtatatttaagttgatttaaagTGTTTTTAAACCAGTTTTCCTAACAAAACTCAAGGCTGGACAGTCGCCCAATATAATGTTTGGACACTTCGGATAGcagaaaaatgatgaaaaacttaaaaatttGGAGAAGTTAGAGTGGTTTAGTAGGGGAAGAAAGTATAACAAGTAGATGagaaattttatgtattttttatttttttctgcaaaataaaatCAACCCGGACTGAAAAAGGGGGCATCACGTCATTGACCCAAATATAACTTAAAACACTGATTtatagttgtgtcctcatttgaaaGGCCAAACAAAGAATGTTTGCTTTTGCAATGAAAcgcactgcgtctccacaacatggcgctgcaacactactacatcCGGTgaagttacgccttctttcttttcatattcatattcttATGGGATGTGTTACGCTAATCTACTCACGCCGTGATGTGGACAAGTGGGGGGGTTTGAACGAGCCaatttagggaggtgtggctgagtcttaactttcataataaatatctctttggttttgagactttaagctttgcagctTCACAAATCTTATCTAATGCACAAACAGCTTTTAACACTCCAAAGGAaactgcatcatatgacccctttaaatgatcTTTATTTTTGATATCCCACACACCAGCTCTACCAAATCTGCTTCCGGTGCCACCATCTGTAGGACTTATTGGCACTGCTCTCAAATGttagttttttcatgtttttcagcttataacaagttactgaaaatgaaccctttttacttttatttcagagttgattcaagaaaaagaagagaatgaagaatcaagtcaagttgaggagaaaaaatattccaaaaatggagaaaaacctttgagttgctctcaagccaaacagaaatatttaaataaaagaagagcagagaaatgttccacctgcactcagtgtggaaagagtttaaCTAGAAAAACAGGTCTTGAgcatcacatgagaattcatagtGGAGAAAAACCATTTACTTGTGATCCACGTGGGAAGAGTTTTTCACGCTCATCAAGCTTTAAGGAGCACATAAACATCCACACTAAAGAGAAGcagcacacatgtgatcaatgtggtgaAGTGTATTTAGCGGCTTCAGGTCTGAGGAATCACTtgaaagttcatacaaaggtgaagccacattcatgccatttgtgtggtAAGAGTTTTTGGTGTCTACAAAGTTTGCAAGTATATGAGAATATAAATACTGGTGTGAGAGAATGCATGTGttctaagtgtgaaaagatttttacttcagtaacttatttaaaactgcataagAGGATCCACACTTATGAGTGTTCACAGTGTAACAAGATATTCAGTAAGTCAGGAgacctgaaaatacatgagaggatccacgcTAGAGCGAAATCGTATAAATGTTCACACTGCAAAAAGagttttagtcagtcagtacatttgaaaacgcatgagaggatccacactggagagaaaccttatgagtgttcccactgcaacaagagatttattcagtcatcatatctgaaaatacatgagaggatccacactggagagaaaccttatgagtgttcacactgcaacaagagatttagtcgatCAGTACATTTAAagacacatgagatgatccacactggagagaaaccttatgagtgttcacactgcaacaagagatttagtcggaCAGTAAATttaaaaacacatgagatgatccacactggagagaaaccttataagtgttcacactgcaacaagagatttagtcagtcagtaaatttgaaaacgcatgagaggatccacactggagagaaccattatgagtgttcacactgcaacaagagatttagtcggtcagtacatttgaaaagacatgagagaatccacactggagagaaaccttatgagtgttcacactgcaacaagagatttcgtcggtcagaacatttgaaaacacatatgaagatccacactggagagaaaccttataagtgttcacactgcaacaagagatttagtcagtcaataaatttgaaaatacatgagatgatccacactggagagaacccTTATGAGTGTTcccactgcaacaagagatttagtcggtcagtacatttgaaaagacatgagaggatccacactggagagaaaccttatgagtgttcccactgcaacaagagattttgtcggtcagaacatttgaaaacacatgagaggatccacactggagagaaaccttatgagtgttcacactgcaacaagagatttcgtcggtcagaacatttgaaaacacacatgaagatccacactggagagaaaccttataagtgttcacactgcaacaagagatttagtcagtcagtaaatttgaaaatacatgagatgatccacactggagagaactcttatgagtgttcacactgcaacaagagatttagtcggtcagtacatttgaaaagacatgagaggatccacactggagagaaaccttatgagtgttcacactgcaacaagagatttcatCGTTCagaacatttgaaaacacatgagaggatccacaatgGATAGagaccttataagtgttcacactgcaacaagagttttagtcagtcagtacatttgagtGTTTGGTTctgttttttttgtgtatatCTCTGGCTGGTTtacacatactggtctggcatgtactgtatatgtatacCCATCCCTTCTTGTAAATTTGTAGGAGAGAGATCAATCTCATTAGTTCACTTTTACCTTAAGTAGTTAATGATCATTTTTAGTCATAATTAAATGTTACCTTTTCATCaatacattatctttactttttattttttattaacaacatTTGTGGTCAACTCAGTGTATTTGCATaagaaaaattttattttagctttaattgTTGAAAGCCATaatgttttatgatttttttaaaatatctaaataaagtttttaaaatagaatttaattAAATGCCTTTATTGTCCTTGTATTTTtctaaatacagtaaaattaggAGTATTAGGAGATTACAAAGATTAaacaagttatttatttatttatttatttattttactctaAAACGTGGAGTTTATGACCATGATTTAACTATAAAATcagttctttaaaatgagccctTAATTATTTGTTTGGCAAATagcgttgtgggttttggttatttcgCTGTTTttggctgtaaggacctttgaaataactgaaatcgtgtggcgaagtgatatagacatgtaatgcggttaaGTTGCATGGAACTACGTTTGcagtgcgtttccctgaatataatgcccacctctagaacgttcgtcagccaatcagattcaagcattcaatggcctcgtcgtatacaggtccttttcaaaaaatgatCATATtttgataaagttcattattttctgtaatgtactgataaacagtagactttcatatattttagattcattacaacacaactgaagtagttcaggccttttattgttttaatattgatgattttggcatacaggtcatgaaaacccaaaattcctatctaaaaaaaatgagcatatttcatccgaccaataaaagaaaagtgtttttaatacaaaaaaagtcaaccttcaaataattatgttcagttatgcactcaatacttggtcgggaatccttttgcagaaatgacttcttcaatgcggcgtggcatggag is part of the Garra rufa chromosome 1, GarRuf1.0, whole genome shotgun sequence genome and harbors:
- the LOC141341166 gene encoding uncharacterized protein, translating into MEFVKVESEENTSELETWRIKQEETEPLRIKQEEPEPLRIKQEPEPLRIKHEEPEPLRIKQEEPEPLRIKQEETEPLRIKQEEQGELIQEKEENEESSQVEEKKYSKNGEKPLSCSQAKQKYLNKRRAEKCSTCTQCGKSLTRKTGLEHHMRIHSGEKPFTCDPRGKSFSRSSSFKEHINIHTKEKQHTCDQCGEVYLAASGLRNHLKVHTKVKPHSCHLCGKSFWCLQSLQVYENINTGVRECMCSKCEKIFTSVTYLKLHKRIHTYECSQCNKIFSKSGDLKIHERIHARAKSYKCSHCKKSFSQSVHLKTHERIHTGEKPYECSHCNKRFIQSSYLKIHERIHTGEKPYECSHCNKRFSRSVHLKTHEMIHTGEKPYECSHCNKRFSRTVNLKTHEMIHTGEKPYKCSHCNKRFSQSVNLKTHERIHTGENHYECSHCNKRFSRSVHLKRHERIHTGEKPYECSHCNKRFRRSEHLKTHMKIHTGEKPYKCSHCNKRFSQSINLKIHEMIHTGENPYECSHCNKRFSRSVHLKRHERIHTGEKPYECSHCNKRFCRSEHLKTHERIHTGEKPYECSHCNKRFRRSEHLKTHMKIHTGEKPYKCSHCNKRFSQSVNLKIHEMIHTGENSYECSHCNKRFSRSVHLKRHERIHTGEKPYECSHCNKRFHRSEHLKTHERIHNG